A single genomic interval of Vibrio gallicus harbors:
- a CDS encoding RDD family protein: MNKSTSLPKSGLLRRLAACLYDGFIIIAIEMMAAGIVVAILEALVAAGVMDYGSYIDVSDYLSRHPIWSNLFTAYLAIVWLGFFIYFWSKAGQTIGMRAWKLRIQNSDGSNITTTQAVIRVATSAFGLSNLCVPLDHKKRGFQDIWAHSEVVVLPKAN; encoded by the coding sequence ATGAATAAATCAACCTCTCTTCCTAAATCAGGTCTCCTTCGTCGCTTAGCCGCTTGTCTGTATGACGGTTTTATTATTATTGCCATTGAAATGATGGCCGCGGGTATTGTTGTTGCCATTCTTGAGGCATTGGTCGCCGCCGGTGTTATGGATTATGGTAGCTATATTGATGTAAGTGACTACTTAAGCCGTCACCCTATTTGGAGTAACCTGTTTACTGCGTACCTTGCTATCGTTTGGTTGGGCTTCTTTATCTACTTTTGGAGCAAGGCTGGGCAGACTATCGGCATGCGTGCTTGGAAGCTTAGAATACAAAATAGCGATGGATCTAACATCACCACCACGCAAGCGGTTATTCGCGTTGCTACGTCTGCGTTTGGTTTAAGTAACCTATGTGTTCCGCTCGATCATAAAAAGCGTGGCTTCCAAGATATCTGGGCCCATAGCGAAGTGGTTGTGCTACCAAAAGCAAACTAA
- a CDS encoding HAD-IIB family hydrolase — protein sequence MNSVTNDLNQDWKDIDWVLTDVDDTLTWQGQLPPQTLIALQKLRDAGKKVVAVTGACAGWCDHIAQLWPVDAVLGENGAFIMEKKQGYLTLRSQTPLQEITANQQRLKTEVLNILSDYPELSLTLDQSYRLCEVAIDIGQNRPKVADSIIEDIVAKIHALGAHATASSIHINTWYGDHSKRETSTAFLKQKGLSEAEILKHSCYVGDSMNDQFMFAALPYSVGVANIEHYWTRLSHHPAVVMQQPGGYGFAEFTDKLLALK from the coding sequence ATGAATTCGGTCACGAATGATTTAAACCAAGATTGGAAAGACATTGATTGGGTACTAACCGACGTCGATGATACCTTAACCTGGCAAGGACAATTGCCACCACAAACCCTTATCGCCCTACAAAAGCTACGCGATGCTGGCAAGAAAGTGGTAGCAGTAACAGGCGCTTGCGCTGGATGGTGTGACCATATTGCTCAATTATGGCCTGTTGATGCCGTACTTGGTGAAAATGGCGCCTTTATTATGGAAAAGAAGCAAGGTTACCTAACCCTACGCTCACAAACTCCATTGCAAGAAATCACCGCCAATCAACAGCGCCTAAAAACTGAGGTGCTAAATATTCTAAGCGATTACCCTGAGCTGAGTTTAACCCTCGACCAATCGTATCGCTTATGTGAAGTTGCCATCGATATTGGTCAGAACCGACCAAAAGTAGCAGACAGTATCATCGAAGATATCGTTGCAAAGATTCATGCGCTAGGCGCTCATGCAACCGCAAGCTCAATCCATATTAATACTTGGTACGGAGACCACTCAAAGCGTGAAACCTCCACCGCATTTTTGAAACAGAAAGGCTTGTCTGAAGCTGAGATACTAAAGCACAGCTGTTATGTGGGAGATTCAATGAATGACCAGTTTATGTTTGCAGCACTGCCATATAGCGTAGGTGTAGCCAACATAGAACACTACTGGACACGCCTCTCTCACCACCCTGCGGTTGTGATGCAACAACCCGGCGGCTACGGCTTTGCCGAGTTCACCGACAAATTGTTAGCACTGAAGTAG
- the pepA gene encoding leucyl aminopeptidase, producing the protein MEFSVKSGSPEKQRSACIVVGVFEPRRLSPVAEQLDEISDGYLSSLLRRGDLEGKPGQMLLLHQVPGVLSERVLLVGCGKERELGERQYKEIIQKTISTLNETGSMEAVCFLTELHVKGRDTYWKVRQAIEATHDGLYAFDQFKSNKPETRRPLRKLVFNVPTRRELSIGERAIKHGLAVASGVKASKDLGNMPPNVANPAYLASQARRLADDYSTVTTKIIGEQEMEKLGMSSYLAVGRGSHNESMMSVIEYKGNPDSEAKPIVLIGKGLTFDSGGISIKPSDGMDEMKYDMCGAASVFGAMKALAQLNLPINVVGILAGCENMPGSNAYRPGDILTTMSGQTVEVLNTDAEGRLVLCDALTYVERFEPESVIDVATLTGACVIALGHHISAVVSNHNPLAHELVNASEQAGDRAWRLPMADEYQEQLTSPFADMANLGGRPGGTITAGCFLSRFAKKYNWAHLDIAGTAWKSGAAKGSTGRPVSLLVQFLLNRSGQEIEE; encoded by the coding sequence ATGGAGTTCAGTGTAAAAAGTGGTAGCCCAGAGAAGCAACGCAGTGCATGTATTGTCGTTGGTGTCTTTGAACCACGTCGTCTTTCACCCGTCGCAGAACAGCTTGATGAAATCAGCGACGGCTATCTAAGTTCACTACTACGCCGCGGTGATTTAGAAGGTAAACCAGGCCAAATGCTTCTTCTGCATCAAGTACCTGGGGTACTTTCAGAGCGCGTCCTTTTAGTTGGTTGTGGTAAAGAGCGAGAGCTTGGCGAGCGTCAGTATAAAGAAATCATTCAAAAAACCATTAGCACCCTCAATGAAACTGGCTCAATGGAAGCGGTATGCTTTTTAACTGAGCTGCATGTTAAGGGACGCGATACGTACTGGAAAGTACGTCAGGCTATTGAAGCGACCCATGACGGTTTATATGCCTTTGATCAGTTCAAGAGCAATAAACCAGAGACCCGCCGTCCATTGCGTAAGCTAGTATTCAATGTGCCGACTCGTCGTGAATTAAGCATTGGTGAGCGCGCAATCAAGCATGGTCTGGCGGTAGCCTCTGGGGTTAAGGCCTCAAAAGACCTCGGCAACATGCCACCAAACGTGGCTAACCCAGCTTATCTTGCTTCACAGGCTCGTCGCTTAGCCGATGACTACAGCACAGTAACAACTAAGATCATCGGTGAACAAGAGATGGAAAAACTCGGTATGAGTTCTTATCTTGCGGTTGGTCGCGGTTCTCATAATGAATCCATGATGTCTGTAATTGAGTACAAGGGTAACCCTGACTCAGAAGCTAAACCGATCGTATTGATTGGTAAAGGGCTCACCTTTGACTCCGGCGGTATTTCTATCAAGCCAAGCGATGGCATGGATGAAATGAAATACGACATGTGCGGTGCAGCAAGTGTATTTGGTGCAATGAAAGCATTAGCGCAGCTGAACCTGCCAATTAATGTAGTGGGTATTCTTGCTGGCTGTGAAAACATGCCGGGTAGTAACGCTTATCGCCCTGGTGATATCTTGACTACCATGTCAGGTCAAACTGTTGAGGTTCTAAATACAGATGCCGAAGGCCGTCTAGTACTGTGCGATGCCTTAACTTACGTAGAACGCTTTGAGCCAGAGTCTGTAATTGACGTTGCCACCCTAACTGGCGCCTGCGTTATTGCTTTAGGCCACCATATTAGTGCTGTGGTATCGAACCACAATCCTCTTGCTCACGAGTTGGTCAATGCCTCAGAGCAGGCTGGCGACCGAGCATGGCGTCTACCAATGGCCGATGAATACCAAGAGCAACTCACAAGCCCGTTTGCTGACATGGCAAACCTTGGGGGTCGCCCAGGTGGTACTATCACTGCTGGCTGCTTCCTTTCTCGTTTTGCTAAGAAGTATAACTGGGCTCACCTTGATATTGCAGGTACTGCCTGGAAATCAGGTGCCGCAAAAGGCTCTACTGGCCGTCCAGTATCGCTTCTGGTTCAGTTCTTGCTAAATCGCAGTGGACAAGAAATCGAAGAGTAA
- a CDS encoding valine--tRNA ligase, whose protein sequence is MEKTYNPTSIEQALYQAWEEKGYFKPHGDTTKESYSIMIPPPNVTGSLHMGHAFQDTIMDTLVRAERMKGKNTLWQVGTDHAGIATQMVVERKIAAEEGKTKHDYGRDAFIDKIWEWKGESGGTITKQLRRLGASVDWDRERFTMDDGLSNAVQEVFVRLFEEDLIYRGKRLVNWDPKLHTAISDLEVENKDKKGFMWHFRYPLADGVKTAEGKDYIVVATTRPETMLGDTGVAVNPEDPRYKDLIGKEILLPIVGRRIPIVGDEHADMEKGTGCVKITPAHDFNDYEVGKRNQLPMINILTFNADIRDEAEVFTTNGEPSDAYATDIPAKYQGMERFAARKAIVAEFDELGLLEEIKDHDLTVPYGDRGGVVIEPMLTDQWYVRAAPLAETATKAVEDGEIQFVPKQYENMYFSWMRDIQDWCISRQLWWGHRIPAWYDNDGNVYVGRTEEEVRSKHNLAPVVVLRQDNDVLDTWFSSALWTFGTQGWPEQTEDLKTFHPSDVLVTGFDIIFFWVARMIMMTMHFCKDENGKPQVPFKTVYVTGLIRDENGDKMSKSKGNVLDPIDMIDGIDLESLVTKRTGNMMQPKLAAKIEKNTRKTFEGGIEAYGTDALRFTLAAMASTGRDINWDMKRLEGYRNFCNKLWNASRYVLMNTEEQDCGFDSNEVEFSLADKWIESQFELAAQDFNAHIDNFRLDMAANTIYEFIWNQFCDWYLELTKPVLWKGTEAQQRGTRQTLITVLEKTLRLAHPVLPYITETIWQSIKPLVEGVEGDTIMLQPLPQYEAANFNQEALDDIEWVKSFITSIRNLRAEYDIAPSKSLDIMLKTADEKDAQRVEANRQVLVSLSKLEGIKLLSEGEETPACATALVGKSELMIPMAGLIDKDAELARLKGEVKKTQGEIKRIEGKLNNQGFVAKAPEAVVAKEREKLTGYQVTLSKLEEQMTTIAAL, encoded by the coding sequence ATGGAAAAGACATACAATCCAACTTCAATTGAACAAGCTTTATATCAAGCTTGGGAAGAAAAAGGCTACTTTAAGCCACACGGTGATACGACCAAAGAATCATACAGCATCATGATCCCGCCGCCGAACGTCACAGGCAGCCTACATATGGGTCACGCCTTCCAAGATACCATCATGGATACCTTGGTACGCGCTGAACGCATGAAAGGCAAGAATACCCTTTGGCAGGTAGGTACGGACCATGCTGGTATTGCAACTCAAATGGTTGTAGAGCGCAAAATCGCAGCGGAAGAAGGCAAAACCAAACACGATTACGGTCGTGATGCCTTTATCGACAAGATCTGGGAATGGAAAGGCGAATCCGGTGGCACTATCACCAAGCAGCTTCGTCGCCTAGGCGCATCTGTCGATTGGGATCGCGAACGCTTTACAATGGATGATGGCCTATCGAATGCCGTCCAAGAAGTGTTTGTACGCCTATTTGAAGAAGACCTTATCTATCGCGGTAAGCGCCTAGTAAACTGGGACCCTAAACTGCACACGGCTATCTCTGATCTCGAAGTTGAGAACAAAGATAAAAAGGGTTTCATGTGGCACTTCCGCTATCCACTAGCTGATGGTGTTAAGACAGCGGAAGGCAAAGATTATATCGTCGTTGCCACAACTCGTCCTGAAACCATGCTTGGCGATACTGGCGTTGCAGTTAACCCAGAAGATCCTCGCTACAAAGACCTTATTGGTAAAGAAATCCTGCTTCCTATTGTCGGTCGTCGCATCCCTATTGTGGGCGATGAACACGCAGATATGGAAAAAGGTACTGGTTGTGTGAAAATCACGCCTGCCCATGATTTCAATGACTATGAAGTTGGCAAGCGTAACCAGTTACCAATGATCAACATCCTTACCTTTAACGCTGATATCCGCGATGAAGCTGAAGTGTTTACCACCAATGGTGAACCAAGTGATGCTTACGCAACTGATATTCCAGCTAAATACCAAGGTATGGAGCGCTTTGCAGCACGTAAAGCTATTGTGGCTGAGTTTGATGAACTTGGTCTACTTGAAGAGATCAAAGACCATGACCTAACAGTGCCTTACGGCGACCGTGGTGGTGTGGTTATCGAACCTATGCTAACGGATCAATGGTATGTGCGTGCAGCGCCACTAGCTGAGACTGCAACCAAAGCCGTTGAAGATGGCGAGATTCAGTTTGTTCCTAAGCAGTACGAGAACATGTACTTCTCTTGGATGCGTGATATCCAAGATTGGTGTATTTCACGTCAGCTATGGTGGGGTCACCGCATCCCTGCATGGTATGACAACGATGGTAATGTTTATGTTGGGCGTACTGAAGAAGAAGTACGTAGCAAGCATAATCTAGCGCCAGTGGTGGTTCTACGCCAAGACAACGATGTATTAGATACTTGGTTCTCTTCTGCATTATGGACATTTGGTACCCAAGGTTGGCCTGAGCAAACTGAAGACCTGAAAACCTTCCACCCTTCAGATGTTCTCGTAACTGGCTTTGATATTATCTTCTTCTGGGTTGCGCGCATGATCATGATGACCATGCACTTCTGTAAAGATGAAAATGGCAAGCCTCAAGTACCATTTAAAACGGTTTACGTTACGGGTCTAATCCGTGATGAAAACGGCGACAAGATGTCTAAATCGAAAGGTAACGTACTTGACCCTATCGATATGATCGATGGTATTGATTTAGAATCTCTAGTTACCAAACGTACTGGTAACATGATGCAGCCAAAACTGGCCGCTAAGATCGAGAAAAACACTCGTAAGACCTTTGAAGGTGGTATTGAAGCATACGGTACTGATGCACTACGCTTTACTCTAGCGGCAATGGCATCTACTGGCCGTGATATCAACTGGGATATGAAGCGTCTTGAGGGTTACCGCAACTTCTGTAATAAGCTATGGAACGCAAGCCGTTACGTGCTAATGAATACCGAAGAGCAAGACTGCGGATTTGACAGCAATGAGGTTGAATTCTCACTTGCTGACAAATGGATTGAATCTCAGTTTGAGCTTGCAGCTCAAGATTTCAACGCTCATATCGATAACTTCCGTCTCGATATGGCTGCGAATACTATTTATGAGTTCATCTGGAATCAATTCTGTGACTGGTATTTAGAGCTTACTAAACCGGTTCTATGGAAAGGTACTGAAGCGCAACAGCGCGGCACACGTCAAACGCTGATCACTGTACTTGAGAAGACTCTACGTCTTGCTCACCCAGTGCTTCCTTACATTACTGAGACTATCTGGCAGAGCATTAAGCCTCTGGTTGAGGGTGTTGAAGGCGATACCATTATGCTGCAACCTCTTCCTCAATATGAAGCTGCTAACTTCAACCAAGAAGCCTTAGATGATATTGAGTGGGTGAAATCTTTCATCACTAGCATCCGTAACCTGCGCGCAGAATACGATATTGCACCAAGCAAATCGCTAGATATCATGCTAAAAACTGCTGATGAGAAAGATGCACAGCGCGTTGAAGCTAACCGTCAAGTGCTAGTCTCTCTATCTAAGCTAGAAGGCATTAAGCTACTAAGTGAAGGTGAAGAAACTCCTGCATGTGCAACGGCACTGGTTGGCAAATCTGAGCTGATGATCCCAATGGCTGGTCTTATCGACAAAGATGCTGAGCTTGCTCGCCTTAAGGGTGAAGTGAAGAAAACCCAAGGTGAAATCAAACGCATTGAAGGTAAACTAAACAATCAAGGTTTCGTTGCTAAAGCACCGGAAGCCGTGGTTGCCAAAGAGCGTGAAAAACTCACAGGCTACCAGGTTACCTTGAGTAAGCTAGAAGAGCAGATGACGACTATTGCTGCGCTATAA
- the lptG gene encoding LPS export ABC transporter permease LptG encodes MFKILDVYIGRTIVATSSICLVTLVGLSGIIKYVEQLRKVGRGTYDLLHALYFVLLSVPRDVEMFFPMAALLGALIALGTLASSSELTVMQAAGYSKLDIGMSVLKTALPLMILVMMLGEWGAPQAQKMARELRIVSISGGNMVSTRAGVWAKDADDFIYIGRVHDDKLTAVNVWEYDKQKNLIRSIFAKEAEYIGDNNWELQNVTTTLYTNQTQITKEKLPTLKWHSTLAPDKLEVVTVKPEELSLTGLYSYVNYLKDSELDASRYDLAFWRKITQPLSIAVMMLLALSFVFGPLRSVTMGARILSGVIAGFSFYISSEFFGPLSLVYQIPPMWGAIAPSIAFMLVAILLLRRKL; translated from the coding sequence ATGTTTAAGATTTTAGACGTCTATATTGGGCGAACTATCGTCGCCACCAGCTCTATTTGTCTAGTAACGTTAGTTGGCTTATCAGGTATCATTAAGTATGTAGAGCAATTGCGAAAGGTAGGGCGTGGTACTTATGATCTCCTGCACGCGCTCTATTTTGTGCTATTGAGTGTGCCTCGGGATGTTGAGATGTTCTTCCCTATGGCAGCGTTACTTGGTGCGTTGATAGCACTAGGAACGCTGGCTTCTAGCTCTGAGTTAACCGTAATGCAAGCCGCTGGCTACTCCAAGCTTGATATTGGTATGTCAGTACTAAAAACAGCCTTACCATTGATGATCCTCGTTATGATGCTTGGAGAATGGGGCGCACCTCAGGCTCAGAAAATGGCGCGTGAGCTACGCATTGTATCTATTTCTGGTGGTAATATGGTGTCAACTCGTGCGGGAGTATGGGCGAAAGATGCCGACGACTTTATCTATATTGGTCGGGTGCATGACGACAAACTGACTGCCGTTAATGTCTGGGAATATGACAAGCAGAAGAACCTGATTCGCAGCATCTTTGCTAAAGAAGCTGAGTACATTGGTGATAATAATTGGGAGTTGCAGAACGTAACGACCACCCTCTACACCAATCAAACTCAGATAACTAAAGAGAAATTACCAACCCTAAAATGGCACAGCACCCTAGCACCAGACAAGCTTGAGGTGGTAACTGTAAAACCAGAAGAGCTTTCGCTAACTGGGCTATATAGCTATGTAAATTACCTTAAAGATTCTGAACTGGACGCATCGCGTTACGACCTTGCATTCTGGCGAAAGATAACCCAGCCGCTTTCCATCGCAGTTATGATGTTATTGGCGTTATCTTTTGTATTTGGTCCACTGCGCAGTGTAACCATGGGGGCGAGGATTCTATCGGGGGTTATAGCCGGCTTCTCGTTCTATATATCGTCGGAGTTCTTTGGGCCATTGAGCTTGGTTTATCAGATCCCCCCGATGTGGGGAGCCATAGCACCAAGCATTGCATTTATGCTGGTGGCGATACTGTTATTGCGGCGTAAATTATAG
- the lptF gene encoding LPS export ABC transporter permease LptF, whose amino-acid sequence MIIVRYLIRETIKSQLAIFFVLFLIFLSQRFISVLADASDGDIPARLIMTIVGLNMPAMGLLMLPLSLYIGILLTFGRLYAESEITVMNATGIGNKFLIQAALYLAVITSGVAAFNSLYFSPWSQDKEAQIMEKLASETSVELLQKGQFQSTPDGTAVVFIDNLKDKKLTNVFIAQTVGQGSIRPSVSFADSGLAKELPDGRQILTLFDGTRFEGVPTQLDYMKTDFDEYDALIGQRKVKQKGRDFEAYPTMQLFNNPSPEAKAELHWRISLIICIPLLTLIVIPLAKVNPRQGRFAKMGPAILFYLAYFMSISAAKSAIEEGKISDVIGMWPMNISLLALGIILNTMDSLPVRRFKDMLRQRRAR is encoded by the coding sequence GTGATTATTGTTAGATATTTGATCCGCGAGACCATAAAGAGCCAATTAGCGATCTTTTTCGTCTTGTTTTTGATCTTTTTGAGCCAACGCTTTATCAGCGTGCTGGCTGATGCATCGGATGGTGACATTCCTGCGCGTCTTATCATGACCATAGTGGGCTTGAATATGCCTGCCATGGGATTATTAATGCTTCCGTTGAGTTTGTATATCGGAATACTGCTCACTTTTGGCCGCTTATACGCTGAAAGTGAGATTACAGTTATGAATGCAACCGGGATTGGGAATAAATTCCTGATTCAAGCGGCACTGTACCTCGCTGTAATTACCTCTGGTGTTGCTGCGTTTAACTCTTTGTACTTTTCACCTTGGTCACAAGACAAAGAAGCACAAATAATGGAAAAGCTCGCCTCTGAAACCAGTGTTGAGTTGCTGCAGAAGGGGCAGTTTCAAAGCACCCCTGATGGTACAGCTGTGGTTTTCATTGATAACCTGAAAGACAAGAAGTTAACCAATGTCTTTATTGCTCAAACAGTAGGGCAGGGTTCAATACGCCCAAGTGTTTCATTTGCGGACTCTGGGCTAGCGAAAGAGCTACCCGACGGGCGTCAAATCTTAACCCTGTTTGATGGTACTCGCTTTGAAGGAGTGCCGACTCAACTTGATTATATGAAAACCGACTTTGATGAGTATGACGCTTTGATTGGTCAACGTAAGGTCAAACAGAAGGGGCGCGACTTTGAGGCGTACCCAACTATGCAGCTATTTAATAACCCAAGCCCAGAGGCGAAGGCGGAGTTGCATTGGCGGATAAGTTTGATTATCTGTATCCCACTACTGACCTTGATTGTAATTCCATTGGCTAAGGTAAACCCTCGTCAGGGGCGCTTTGCTAAGATGGGACCTGCAATACTGTTTTATTTGGCTTATTTTATGTCGATCAGTGCTGCCAAATCAGCCATCGAGGAAGGGAAAATATCGGATGTTATTGGTATGTGGCCGATGAATATCAGCTTGCTGGCACTCGGGATTATTCTAAATACTATGGACAGCCTACCAGTAAGGCGTTTTAAAGATATGCTACGTCAAAGAAGGGCTAGATAA
- a CDS encoding DNA polymerase III subunit chi: protein MNTATFYIIPPNSQADSRQGFQQYVAYLLRHFTKQGARIYLNATDQQDAKAWDDFLFQQSGDDFLAHNLTGEGPRQGTAIEIGFSPSHLQRNRNLLINVSNNATNFARSIDQVIDFVPCEEKAKHTARERYKIYRQTGYQMQTITIS from the coding sequence ATGAATACCGCTACTTTTTATATCATACCACCTAACAGCCAAGCCGATAGTCGCCAAGGATTTCAACAATATGTTGCTTATTTGCTGCGCCATTTTACCAAGCAAGGCGCACGCATATATCTCAATGCTACTGACCAGCAAGATGCCAAGGCATGGGATGATTTTCTATTTCAGCAAAGTGGTGATGATTTTTTAGCTCACAACCTAACGGGCGAAGGCCCTAGGCAAGGGACAGCTATAGAAATTGGGTTTTCTCCCTCACACCTACAAAGAAACCGTAATTTACTCATCAACGTGTCGAATAACGCGACAAACTTTGCTCGAAGTATCGATCAAGTGATAGACTTCGTCCCTTGCGAAGAAAAAGCGAAGCATACTGCCAGAGAAAGGTATAAAATTTACCGTCAGACAGGCTATCAAATGCAAACCATAACCATCAGTTAA